In Bubalus bubalis isolate 160015118507 breed Murrah chromosome 3, NDDB_SH_1, whole genome shotgun sequence, a genomic segment contains:
- the LOC102395213 gene encoding MYCBP-associated protein isoform X2, with translation MKSLKKESRLRIPTNRFLEAPESVKEKKRAKVPEQPTPPIQEEPEPVSNVLQGDDILALAIKKEDLRKQHLPRLIETEDKHVITQRFIIRKPKPKDHRKVSHLVAHPATPDAATKPLDYSGPGDIFHGSDQILPHHILGSLQDFKRIAVARGNTQLAELIHTPPCLMTLISTKEEPKQEAPKEEKAHPPWVPPLQHNFLKNWQRNIALRKKQQEALSERLKKPVSELLMHTGETYRQIQEERELLDRMLSTRSDGKGCELTSGFWSRLEYVGDEMTGLVMTKTKTQHGLMEPITQIKKPWSIQAEMGLPAQKDAWYRYTWDRSLFLTCRRKELQSIMAELNFSQQDIDGLEVVGKGRPFSSVTVEDYSVFERSLESSSEDTVHLDLLANYPDVVPMPVLGPSLLFCGKPACWIRGSNSEDKRHVGIAVRLTFETLEGEKTSSELTVVNNGTVAIWYDWRRRSQWDSFQDLKRNRMQRFYFNNREGVILPGKTKNFTFFFKSLNAGIFRECWKFGTHPILLGGALLQVNLHAVSLAQDIFRDERKLLESKLAAHEAVTIVENVLQELLRGILTPERTQSPVDASVTEEDLFHHRNPQLHYQHQVVQHLHSLWCQYMILPLKAEEARPSEEGHLSPRAQAAATPSAYSEETSMKIESSAHLKSPTLDPQLPRQESEAIKDSQDHVGSQKTGLGVRHSQRKSIMEEILVEGSPDLESIRSPWELDGLPLPEWNLCLEDFRKAVMALPEENQREDALIRLNKAALELCQEPRPLHPDFLYQMCLQLWRDLIDSLVSHSLWLRALLGLPEKETIYLDMPEEQDQKSPPVTEVKVTSGKVGKEDRKGASQEKKQFGIRDKEDKKGPRLSPGKEDRLNSKKHKTKDDKKPVKSLSRDGLSLDEPAPDSIIPSQEPIDPLVMEKYTHRLHTEVYGLLDALVTDLLALADELNPQKNAEEPLRLCP, from the exons ATGAAGTCTTTAAAGAAGGAGTCCCGCCTTAGAATACCTACAAACAGATTCTTGGAGGCCCCAGAGAGCGTGAAAG AAAAGAAGCGGGCAAAGGTACCTGAACAGCCCACACCCCCAATTCAGGAAGAACCTGAACCTGTTAGCAATGTGCTACAAGGAGATGACATTCTTGCCTTAGCCATTAAGAAGGAAGACTTGAGGAAG caACATCTTCCTCGCCTTATTGAAACAGAAGATAAACATGTAATTACCCAGAGATTTATCATCCGTAAACCCAAACCCAAGGATCATAGGAAGGTCTCACACTTAGTAGCACATCCTGCTACTCCAGATGCAGCCACAAAGCCCCTGGACTACTCTG GACCAGGTGACATCTTCCATGGCAGTGACCAGATCCTGCCCCACCACATCCTGGGGAGTCTCCAGGACTTTAAGAGAATTGCAGTTGCTCGAGGGAACACCCAG CTGGCTGAGCTGATACACACCCCACCCTGTCTGATGACTCTCATCTCAACTAAAGAAGAGCCAAAGCAGGAAGCCCCAAAAGAAGAGAAGGCACATCCTCCCTGGGTCCCGCCTCTGCAGCACAACTTTCTGAAAAACTGGCAGCGCAACATAGCCCTTCGGAAGAAGCAGCAGGAAGCTCTCAGTG AACGGCTGAAGAAGCCAGTCAGCGAGCTGCTGATGCACACAGGGGAGACCTACAGACAGATCCAGGAGGAGCGGGAGCTCCTTGACCGAATGCTGTCAACGCGGTCTGATGGGAAG GGCTGCGAGTTGACCAGTGGGTTCTGGAGTCGACTGGAATACGTGGGAGATGAAATGACGGGTCTGGTAATGACAAAGACAAAAACTCAGCATGGCCTCATGGAGCCAATCACTCAGATCAAGAAGCCCTGGTCCATCCAGGCAGAGATGG GGTTGCCAGCCCAGAAGGACGCGTGGTACCGCTACACCTGGGATCGGAGTCTGTTTCTGACCTGCCGGCGCAAGGAGCTGCAGAGCATCATGGCAGAGCTGAATTTTAGCCAGCAG gaCATTGATGGCCTGGAGGTGGTGGGCAAAGGGCGGCCTTTCTCCAGTGTTACGGTGGAAGACTATTCAGTGTTTGAAAGGAGCTTGGAAAGCTCCTCTGAGGACACAGTGCACTT AGACTTATTGGCCAATTACCCTGATGTGGTTCCTATGCCTGTTCTTGGCCCTTCTCTGCTGTTCTGTGGGAAGCCAGCCTGCTGGATCCGAGGCAGTAATTCAGAGGACAAG aggCATGTTGGAATTGCTGTCCGCTTGACCTTTGAAACTCTAGAAGGGGAGAAAACATCTTCAGAACTGACCGTGGTCAATAATGGCACAGTGGCCATTTGGTACGACTGGCGGCGGCGGTCACAGTGGGACTCTTTCCAAGACCTGAAGAGGAATAGGATGCAGAGGTTCTACTTCAACAATCGGGAAG GTGTAATTCTGCCTGGAAAAACTAAAAACTTTACCTTTTTCTTCAAATCTTTGAATGCTGGGATCTTCAGGGAGTGTTGGAAATTTGGAACCCACCCTATCCTATTAGGAGGTGCTCTCCTGCAGGTCAACCTCCATGCAGTCTCCTTGGCCCAGGACATTTTTCGGGATGAGAGGAAGTTATTGGAG AGCAAGCTGGCTGCCCATGAAGCAGTCACCATTGTGGAGAACGTGCTGCAGGAGCTCCTGAGGGGGATCCTGACGCCCGAGCGCACACAGTCACCTGTGGACGCCTCTGTCACTGAGGAGGACTTGTTCCACCATAGGAATCCTCAG CTGCATTACCAGCACCAGGTGGTGCAACATCTGCATAGTCTGTGGTGCCAGTACATGATCCTGCCCCTCAAGGCTGAGGAGGCCAGGCCCAGCGAGGAGGGGCACCTCAGCCCCAGGGCGCAGGCTGCTGCAACCCCGTCAGCCTACTCGGAGGAGACCTCAATGAAGATCGAGTCTTCTGCACACCTTAAGAGCCCAACGTTAGACCCTCAACTGCCCCGGCAGGAGAGCGAGGCCATCAAGGACTCCCAGGATCATGTTGGGTCCCAGAAGACCGGGCTAGGGGTCAGGCATTCTCAGCGGAAGAGCATCATGGAGGAGATCCTGGTGGAGGGGAGCCCAGATCTGGAGAGCATCAGGAGCCCCTGGGAACTGGATGGCCTTCCTCTGCCAGAGTGGAATCTCTGCCTGGAAGACTTCAGAAAG GCAGTGATGGCACTCCCTGAGGAGAACCAGAGAGAAGACGCCCTAATCAGGCTCAACAAAGCGGCCCTGGAGCTGTGCCAGGAACCGCGGCCATTGCACCCTGACTTCCTGTACCAGATGTG TTTGCAGCTTTGGCGAGATCTGATTGACAGCCTGGTAAGCCATTCCCTGTGGCTGAGGGCTCTGCTGGGCCTGCCTGAGAAGGAGACCATCTACCTGGACATGCCAGAAGAGCAAG ATCAAAAATCACCTCCTGTCACAGAAGTGAAGGTAACTTCTGGGAAAGTGGGAAAGGAGGACCGAAAAGGGGCATCCCAGGAAAAGAAACAGTTTGGAATCAGagacaaagaagataaaaaaggaCCCAGGCTGTCACCTGGGAAAGAG GACCGTTTAAATAGCAAGAAGCACAAAACAAAGGATGACAAGAAGCCTGTGAAATCTTTAAGTCGGGACGGGCTTTCCTTGGACGAGCCTGCCCCTGACAGCATCATCCCGTCTCAGGAACCCATAGATCCCCTGGTCATGGAGAAATACACCCACAGGCTGCACACTGAG GTCTATGGGCTGCTGGATGCCCTGGTGACCGACCTGCTGGCCCTGGCTGACGAACTCAACCCCCAAAAGAATGCTGAGGAGCCTTTGCGTCTCTGCCCCTGA
- the LOC102395213 gene encoding MYCBP-associated protein isoform X1 → MTLISTKEEPKQEAPKEEKAHPPWVPPLQHNFLKNWQRNIALRKKQQEALSERLKKPVSELLMHTGETYRQIQEERELLDRMLSTRSDGKGCELTSGFWSRLEYVGDEMTGLVMTKTKTQHGLMEPITQIKKPWSIQAEMGLPAQKDAWYRYTWDRSLFLTCRRKELQSIMAELNFSQQDIDGLEVVGKGRPFSSVTVEDYSVFERSLESSSEDTVHLDLLANYPDVVPMPVLGPSLLFCGKPACWIRGSNSEDKRHVGIAVRLTFETLEGEKTSSELTVVNNGTVAIWYDWRRRSQWDSFQDLKRNRMQRFYFNNREGVILPGKTKNFTFFFKSLNAGIFRECWKFGTHPILLGGALLQVNLHAVSLAQDIFRDERKLLESKLAAHEAVTIVENVLQELLRGILTPERTQSPVDASVTEEDLFHHRNPQLHYQHQVVQHLHSLWCQYMILPLKAEEARPSEEGHLSPRAQAAATPSAYSEETSMKIESSAHLKSPTLDPQLPRQESEAIKDSQDHVGSQKTGLGVRHSQRKSIMEEILVEGSPDLESIRSPWELDGLPLPEWNLCLEDFRKAVMALPEENQREDALIRLNKAALELCQEPRPLHPDFLYQMCLQLWRDLIDSLVSHSLWLRALLGLPEKETIYLDMPEEQDQKSPPVTEVKVTSGKVGKEDRKGASQEKKQFGIRDKEDKKGPRLSPGKEDRLNSKKHKTKDDKKPVKSLSRDGLSLDEPAPDSIIPSQEPIDPLVMEKYTHRLHTEVYGLLDALVTDLLALADELNPQKNAEEPLRLCP, encoded by the exons ATGACTCTCATCTCAACTAAAGAAGAGCCAAAGCAGGAAGCCCCAAAAGAAGAGAAGGCACATCCTCCCTGGGTCCCGCCTCTGCAGCACAACTTTCTGAAAAACTGGCAGCGCAACATAGCCCTTCGGAAGAAGCAGCAGGAAGCTCTCAGTG AACGGCTGAAGAAGCCAGTCAGCGAGCTGCTGATGCACACAGGGGAGACCTACAGACAGATCCAGGAGGAGCGGGAGCTCCTTGACCGAATGCTGTCAACGCGGTCTGATGGGAAG GGCTGCGAGTTGACCAGTGGGTTCTGGAGTCGACTGGAATACGTGGGAGATGAAATGACGGGTCTGGTAATGACAAAGACAAAAACTCAGCATGGCCTCATGGAGCCAATCACTCAGATCAAGAAGCCCTGGTCCATCCAGGCAGAGATGG GGTTGCCAGCCCAGAAGGACGCGTGGTACCGCTACACCTGGGATCGGAGTCTGTTTCTGACCTGCCGGCGCAAGGAGCTGCAGAGCATCATGGCAGAGCTGAATTTTAGCCAGCAG gaCATTGATGGCCTGGAGGTGGTGGGCAAAGGGCGGCCTTTCTCCAGTGTTACGGTGGAAGACTATTCAGTGTTTGAAAGGAGCTTGGAAAGCTCCTCTGAGGACACAGTGCACTT AGACTTATTGGCCAATTACCCTGATGTGGTTCCTATGCCTGTTCTTGGCCCTTCTCTGCTGTTCTGTGGGAAGCCAGCCTGCTGGATCCGAGGCAGTAATTCAGAGGACAAG aggCATGTTGGAATTGCTGTCCGCTTGACCTTTGAAACTCTAGAAGGGGAGAAAACATCTTCAGAACTGACCGTGGTCAATAATGGCACAGTGGCCATTTGGTACGACTGGCGGCGGCGGTCACAGTGGGACTCTTTCCAAGACCTGAAGAGGAATAGGATGCAGAGGTTCTACTTCAACAATCGGGAAG GTGTAATTCTGCCTGGAAAAACTAAAAACTTTACCTTTTTCTTCAAATCTTTGAATGCTGGGATCTTCAGGGAGTGTTGGAAATTTGGAACCCACCCTATCCTATTAGGAGGTGCTCTCCTGCAGGTCAACCTCCATGCAGTCTCCTTGGCCCAGGACATTTTTCGGGATGAGAGGAAGTTATTGGAG AGCAAGCTGGCTGCCCATGAAGCAGTCACCATTGTGGAGAACGTGCTGCAGGAGCTCCTGAGGGGGATCCTGACGCCCGAGCGCACACAGTCACCTGTGGACGCCTCTGTCACTGAGGAGGACTTGTTCCACCATAGGAATCCTCAG CTGCATTACCAGCACCAGGTGGTGCAACATCTGCATAGTCTGTGGTGCCAGTACATGATCCTGCCCCTCAAGGCTGAGGAGGCCAGGCCCAGCGAGGAGGGGCACCTCAGCCCCAGGGCGCAGGCTGCTGCAACCCCGTCAGCCTACTCGGAGGAGACCTCAATGAAGATCGAGTCTTCTGCACACCTTAAGAGCCCAACGTTAGACCCTCAACTGCCCCGGCAGGAGAGCGAGGCCATCAAGGACTCCCAGGATCATGTTGGGTCCCAGAAGACCGGGCTAGGGGTCAGGCATTCTCAGCGGAAGAGCATCATGGAGGAGATCCTGGTGGAGGGGAGCCCAGATCTGGAGAGCATCAGGAGCCCCTGGGAACTGGATGGCCTTCCTCTGCCAGAGTGGAATCTCTGCCTGGAAGACTTCAGAAAG GCAGTGATGGCACTCCCTGAGGAGAACCAGAGAGAAGACGCCCTAATCAGGCTCAACAAAGCGGCCCTGGAGCTGTGCCAGGAACCGCGGCCATTGCACCCTGACTTCCTGTACCAGATGTG TTTGCAGCTTTGGCGAGATCTGATTGACAGCCTGGTAAGCCATTCCCTGTGGCTGAGGGCTCTGCTGGGCCTGCCTGAGAAGGAGACCATCTACCTGGACATGCCAGAAGAGCAAG ATCAAAAATCACCTCCTGTCACAGAAGTGAAGGTAACTTCTGGGAAAGTGGGAAAGGAGGACCGAAAAGGGGCATCCCAGGAAAAGAAACAGTTTGGAATCAGagacaaagaagataaaaaaggaCCCAGGCTGTCACCTGGGAAAGAG GACCGTTTAAATAGCAAGAAGCACAAAACAAAGGATGACAAGAAGCCTGTGAAATCTTTAAGTCGGGACGGGCTTTCCTTGGACGAGCCTGCCCCTGACAGCATCATCCCGTCTCAGGAACCCATAGATCCCCTGGTCATGGAGAAATACACCCACAGGCTGCACACTGAG GTCTATGGGCTGCTGGATGCCCTGGTGACCGACCTGCTGGCCCTGGCTGACGAACTCAACCCCCAAAAGAATGCTGAGGAGCCTTTGCGTCTCTGCCCCTGA